One window of Daphnia carinata strain CSIRO-1 chromosome 7, CSIRO_AGI_Dcar_HiC_V3, whole genome shotgun sequence genomic DNA carries:
- the LOC130685480 gene encoding uncharacterized protein LOC130685480 encodes MSAEGGRSSSTRHAVHELTRQFGREPTNSPVSGPLANLIHQKSLPKILSHIAKTPPVTAPPDVENVNHSFIPTGNGGVVKPYPADPDDTKTQEVMVDQTSASESESDESPPNPVTSIAQIRPTLRQSVQPSKIESSEYVIGLDQIQEQVRRLALRRGFTLNIMVVGRSGLGKSTLINTLFRSSVLPRTCTASGSEPAKTTEIRTTQTAIHENGVRLDLTVTDTPGFGDRIDNTNCWEPALEYINEQYEKYLIEEQSAERTRWIHDTRVHCCLYFIPPTGHGLRPLDLEVLQRLHNVVNIIPVIAKADTLTLEERQEFKKNIQLDLAQHRIDVYPFAKYDHPDDFAVNESYRKMVPFAVVGSEQVHNVMGQMVLGRQNGWGLVQVEDPGHCEFHHLRNLLIRNRMQDLIELTSAIHYEAFRRRRLMETNGTMIDMCSLNESHI; translated from the exons ATGTCAGCCGAAGGCGGAAGGAGCAGCAGCACTAGGCATGCAGTTCATGAATTGACACGGCAGTTCGGTCGGGAACCGACAAATTCTCCCGTTAGCGGCCCGTTGGCCAATCTTATCCATCAGAAATCACTGCCTAAAATCCTATCTCACATTGCCAAGACGCCGCCAGTGACAGCGCCGCCGGACGTGGAGAACGTCAACCATTCCTTCATCCCAACAGGCAACGGTGGAGTTGTGAAACCGTATCCGGCAGATCCGGATGACACTAAAACACAGGAAGTCATGGTAGATCAAACATCTGCATCCGAGTCGGAGTCGGATGAATCCCCACCAAATCCAGTTACGAGCATCGCTCAGATTCGGCCAACGCTCCGTCAATCGGTTCAACCGTCCAAAATAGAATCATCGGAATACGTCATTGGATTGGATCAAATACAAGAACAAGTACGACGACTAGCCCTCCGACGAGGATTCACGCTAAACATCATGGTCGTGG GGCGCAGCGGCCTGGGCAAGTCGACGCTCATCAACACCTTGTTCCGTTCCTCTGTACTTCCTCGTACATGCACCGCCTCGGGATCTGAACCTGccaaaacaacagaaatacGTACAACGCAAACAG cCATCCACGAAAATGGGGTTCGACTTGATCTGACCGTGACGGACACACCCGGCTTTGGTGATCGCATCGACAACACGAATTG CTGGGAGCCGGCCTTAGAATACATAAACGAACAGTATGAAAAATACTTGATCGAGGAGCAGAGTGCCGAGAGAACGCGCTGGATTCACGACACCAGAGTGCATTGTTGCCTATATTTTATACCGCCTACAGGCCATGG ATTGCGCCCGTTGGATCTTGAAGTGCTTCAACGGCTACATAACGTGGTCAACATTATTCCAGTCATTGCCAAAGCAGATACTCTGACCCTTGAG gaaaggcaagaatttaaaaagaacaTACAACTCGACTTGGCTCAACACCGGATTGACGTGTATCCCTTTGCAAAATACGATCACCCAGATGATTTTGCTGTCAACGAATCGTATAGA aaaatggtTCCTTTTGCGGTTGTTGGTAGTGAACAAGTCCATAACGTAATGGGTCAAATGGTGCTAGGACGACAAAACGGCTGGGGCCTCGTTCAGGTAGAGGACCCAGGCCATTGTGAGTTTCACCACTTGAGAAATCTTCTGATCAG aaatCGCATGCAAGATTTGATTGAATTAACTTCCGCCATCCACTACGAGGCTTTCCGTCGACGCCGCTTGATGGAAACAAACGGCACCATGATTGATATGTGTTCTCTCAATGAGAGTCACATTTAA
- the LOC130685819 gene encoding hexokinase type 2-like isoform X2, protein MSVSFYLPELDLENPKSNRTEIEERCAELILSDEQLREVCQRLLVEINRGLNKDTNKEATVKCFPTYVRELPNGEECGKFLALDLGGTNFRVLLIDLGPHIFHMESKIFAVPQSVMLGPGTGLFDHIAECLATFMHENQVDVSPLPLGFTFSFPCSQEGLTKARLATWTKGFKCSGVEGEDVVKLLQEAIARRGDIKIDVMAVLNDTTGTLMACAWKNPACRIGLILGTGINACYVERLENVQLWDGDYDDPKQVVINTEWGAFGDNGTLEFIRTEYDRTIDKHSLNPGRQLFEKMISGMYMGEVARLVLAQLTREGLLFDGMGPEMLFEPGQFFTKYVSEIESDKKGEYTCCRQVLEELGYEDASDEDCANVRYICEAVSRRAAHIAAAGTACLLNKMGKQHVTVAVDGSVYRFHPHFHDLMVEKIRQLINPGLTFDLMLSEDGSGRGAALVAAVAVRIGGLAAR, encoded by the exons ATGTCCGTCTCATTCTACCTTCCCGAGTTGGATTTAGAGAACCCAAAATCAAACAGAACCGAG ATCGAAGAGCGATGCGCGGAACTGATTCTGTCGGACGAGCAGCTTCGCGAGGTTTGCCAACGATTGCTGGTCGAGATCAATCGAGGACTTAATAAGGATACCAATAAAGAGGCCACTGTGAAATGCTTCCCCACGTACGTGAGGGAACTCCCCAACGGCGAAG AATGCGGTAAGTTCTTGGCGCTCGATTTAGGCGGAACCAACTTTCGTGTTCTGCTCATCGATCTTGGACCTCATATCTTTCACATg GAGTCGAAAATCTTTGCTGTGCCCCAGAGCGTCATGCTTGGTCCTGGAACAGGG tTGTTCGACCATATCGCCGAATGCTTAGCCACATTCATGCACGAGAATCAAGTCGACGTATCTCCATTGCCGCTAGGTTTCACCTTCAGTTTCCCTTGCAGCCAAGAAGGCTTAACCAAGGCCCGGCTGGCTACCTGGACCAAAGGGTTCAAGTGTTCTGGCGTTGAAGGGGAAGACGTTGTGAAACTTCTCCAG GAGGCCATCGCCCGACGGGGTGATATCAAAATCGACGTGATGGCTGTTCTTAACGATACGACAGGCACATTAATGGCGTGTGCGTGGAAGAATCCCGCGTGCCGGATCGGTCTTATTCTCGGTACAGGAATCAATGCGTGTTACGTCGAACGATTAGAGAACGTACAACTGTGGGACGGAGATTACGATGATCCTAAACAAGTCGTCATCAACACGGAGTGGGGTGCATTCGGTGACAACGGAACGCTCGAATTCATCCGGACCGAGTACGACCGGACGATTGACAAGCATTCGCTCAACCCCGGACGGCAATT ATTCGAGAAAATGATCTCGGGAATGTATATGGGTGAAGTGGCCCGTCTCGTTTTAGCCCAACTGACGCGAGAAGGACTCCTCTTCGACGGCATGGGCCCTGAAATGTTATTCGAGCCGGGCCAGTTTTTCACGAAATACGTCTCTGAAATCGAGAG cGACAAGAAGGGCGAATATACGTGCTGTCGTCAGGTGCTGGAAGAGTTGGGATACGAAGATGCCTCTGACGAGGATTGCGCCAACGTGCGCTACATCTGCGAAGCCGTTTCTCGGCGGGCGGCGCACATCGCCGCCGCTGGCACGGCCTGCCTCCTCAACAAGATGGGCAAGCAGCACGTGACGGTGGCCGTCGACGGCTCCGTTTACCGCTTCCACCCCCACTTCCACGATCTGATGGTCGAGAAGATCAGACAGCTCATCAATCCCGGACTAACG TTCGATTTGATGTTGTCGGAAGACGGAAGTGGTCGAGGTGCTGCACTGGTGGCTGCTGTGGCCGTTCGAATAGGTGGCTTGGCTGCTAGGTGA
- the LOC130685819 gene encoding hexokinase type 2-like isoform X3: MDIYDLPHSPAIEERCAELILSDEQLREVCQRLLVEINRGLNKDTNKEATVKCFPTYVRELPNGEECGKFLALDLGGTNFRVLLIDLGPHIFHMESKIFAVPQSVMLGPGTGLFDHIAECLATFMHENQVDVSPLPLGFTFSFPCSQEGLTKARLATWTKGFKCSGVEGEDVVKLLQEAIARRGDIKIDVMAVLNDTTGTLMACAWKNPACRIGLILGTGINACYVERLENVQLWDGDYDDPKQVVINTEWGAFGDNGTLEFIRTEYDRTIDKHSLNPGRQLFEKMISGMYMGEVARLVLAQLTREGLLFDGMGPEMLFEPGQFFTKYVSEIESDKKGEYTCCRQVLEELGYEDASDEDCANVRYICEAVSRRAAHIAAAGTACLLNKMGKQHVTVAVDGSVYRFHPHFHDLMVEKIRQLINPGLTFDLMLSEDGSGRGAALVAAVAVRIGGLAAR; this comes from the exons ATCGAAGAGCGATGCGCGGAACTGATTCTGTCGGACGAGCAGCTTCGCGAGGTTTGCCAACGATTGCTGGTCGAGATCAATCGAGGACTTAATAAGGATACCAATAAAGAGGCCACTGTGAAATGCTTCCCCACGTACGTGAGGGAACTCCCCAACGGCGAAG AATGCGGTAAGTTCTTGGCGCTCGATTTAGGCGGAACCAACTTTCGTGTTCTGCTCATCGATCTTGGACCTCATATCTTTCACATg GAGTCGAAAATCTTTGCTGTGCCCCAGAGCGTCATGCTTGGTCCTGGAACAGGG tTGTTCGACCATATCGCCGAATGCTTAGCCACATTCATGCACGAGAATCAAGTCGACGTATCTCCATTGCCGCTAGGTTTCACCTTCAGTTTCCCTTGCAGCCAAGAAGGCTTAACCAAGGCCCGGCTGGCTACCTGGACCAAAGGGTTCAAGTGTTCTGGCGTTGAAGGGGAAGACGTTGTGAAACTTCTCCAG GAGGCCATCGCCCGACGGGGTGATATCAAAATCGACGTGATGGCTGTTCTTAACGATACGACAGGCACATTAATGGCGTGTGCGTGGAAGAATCCCGCGTGCCGGATCGGTCTTATTCTCGGTACAGGAATCAATGCGTGTTACGTCGAACGATTAGAGAACGTACAACTGTGGGACGGAGATTACGATGATCCTAAACAAGTCGTCATCAACACGGAGTGGGGTGCATTCGGTGACAACGGAACGCTCGAATTCATCCGGACCGAGTACGACCGGACGATTGACAAGCATTCGCTCAACCCCGGACGGCAATT ATTCGAGAAAATGATCTCGGGAATGTATATGGGTGAAGTGGCCCGTCTCGTTTTAGCCCAACTGACGCGAGAAGGACTCCTCTTCGACGGCATGGGCCCTGAAATGTTATTCGAGCCGGGCCAGTTTTTCACGAAATACGTCTCTGAAATCGAGAG cGACAAGAAGGGCGAATATACGTGCTGTCGTCAGGTGCTGGAAGAGTTGGGATACGAAGATGCCTCTGACGAGGATTGCGCCAACGTGCGCTACATCTGCGAAGCCGTTTCTCGGCGGGCGGCGCACATCGCCGCCGCTGGCACGGCCTGCCTCCTCAACAAGATGGGCAAGCAGCACGTGACGGTGGCCGTCGACGGCTCCGTTTACCGCTTCCACCCCCACTTCCACGATCTGATGGTCGAGAAGATCAGACAGCTCATCAATCCCGGACTAACG TTCGATTTGATGTTGTCGGAAGACGGAAGTGGTCGAGGTGCTGCACTGGTGGCTGCTGTGGCCGTTCGAATAGGTGGCTTGGCTGCTAGGTGA
- the LOC130685819 gene encoding hexokinase type 2-like isoform X1 codes for MTGKCRIWRSMLMRLLCRIGRAKQRLIEERCAELILSDEQLREVCQRLLVEINRGLNKDTNKEATVKCFPTYVRELPNGEECGKFLALDLGGTNFRVLLIDLGPHIFHMESKIFAVPQSVMLGPGTGLFDHIAECLATFMHENQVDVSPLPLGFTFSFPCSQEGLTKARLATWTKGFKCSGVEGEDVVKLLQEAIARRGDIKIDVMAVLNDTTGTLMACAWKNPACRIGLILGTGINACYVERLENVQLWDGDYDDPKQVVINTEWGAFGDNGTLEFIRTEYDRTIDKHSLNPGRQLFEKMISGMYMGEVARLVLAQLTREGLLFDGMGPEMLFEPGQFFTKYVSEIESDKKGEYTCCRQVLEELGYEDASDEDCANVRYICEAVSRRAAHIAAAGTACLLNKMGKQHVTVAVDGSVYRFHPHFHDLMVEKIRQLINPGLTFDLMLSEDGSGRGAALVAAVAVRIGGLAAR; via the exons ATGACGGGCAAGTGTCGGATCTGGCGTTCCATGTTGATGCGATTGCTTTGTCGTATCGGTAGAGCCAAACAGCGACTC ATCGAAGAGCGATGCGCGGAACTGATTCTGTCGGACGAGCAGCTTCGCGAGGTTTGCCAACGATTGCTGGTCGAGATCAATCGAGGACTTAATAAGGATACCAATAAAGAGGCCACTGTGAAATGCTTCCCCACGTACGTGAGGGAACTCCCCAACGGCGAAG AATGCGGTAAGTTCTTGGCGCTCGATTTAGGCGGAACCAACTTTCGTGTTCTGCTCATCGATCTTGGACCTCATATCTTTCACATg GAGTCGAAAATCTTTGCTGTGCCCCAGAGCGTCATGCTTGGTCCTGGAACAGGG tTGTTCGACCATATCGCCGAATGCTTAGCCACATTCATGCACGAGAATCAAGTCGACGTATCTCCATTGCCGCTAGGTTTCACCTTCAGTTTCCCTTGCAGCCAAGAAGGCTTAACCAAGGCCCGGCTGGCTACCTGGACCAAAGGGTTCAAGTGTTCTGGCGTTGAAGGGGAAGACGTTGTGAAACTTCTCCAG GAGGCCATCGCCCGACGGGGTGATATCAAAATCGACGTGATGGCTGTTCTTAACGATACGACAGGCACATTAATGGCGTGTGCGTGGAAGAATCCCGCGTGCCGGATCGGTCTTATTCTCGGTACAGGAATCAATGCGTGTTACGTCGAACGATTAGAGAACGTACAACTGTGGGACGGAGATTACGATGATCCTAAACAAGTCGTCATCAACACGGAGTGGGGTGCATTCGGTGACAACGGAACGCTCGAATTCATCCGGACCGAGTACGACCGGACGATTGACAAGCATTCGCTCAACCCCGGACGGCAATT ATTCGAGAAAATGATCTCGGGAATGTATATGGGTGAAGTGGCCCGTCTCGTTTTAGCCCAACTGACGCGAGAAGGACTCCTCTTCGACGGCATGGGCCCTGAAATGTTATTCGAGCCGGGCCAGTTTTTCACGAAATACGTCTCTGAAATCGAGAG cGACAAGAAGGGCGAATATACGTGCTGTCGTCAGGTGCTGGAAGAGTTGGGATACGAAGATGCCTCTGACGAGGATTGCGCCAACGTGCGCTACATCTGCGAAGCCGTTTCTCGGCGGGCGGCGCACATCGCCGCCGCTGGCACGGCCTGCCTCCTCAACAAGATGGGCAAGCAGCACGTGACGGTGGCCGTCGACGGCTCCGTTTACCGCTTCCACCCCCACTTCCACGATCTGATGGTCGAGAAGATCAGACAGCTCATCAATCCCGGACTAACG TTCGATTTGATGTTGTCGGAAGACGGAAGTGGTCGAGGTGCTGCACTGGTGGCTGCTGTGGCCGTTCGAATAGGTGGCTTGGCTGCTAGGTGA